Proteins from a single region of Nerophis ophidion isolate RoL-2023_Sa linkage group LG08, RoL_Noph_v1.0, whole genome shotgun sequence:
- the znf706 gene encoding zinc finger protein 706: MARGHQKIQSQQKNAKKQAEIKKKGKGHDQKTAAKAALVFTCDVCKSQMPDPKTFKQHFESKHPKSPLPPELEGVEA; the protein is encoded by the exons ATGGCCCGTGGACACCAGAAGATCCAGTCGCAACAGAAAAACGCCAAGAAGCAGGCTGAGATTAAGAAAAAGGGCAAGGGTCACGATCAGAAGACTGCAGCCAAGGCGGCGCTCGTCTTCACCTGCGATGTGTGCAAG TCCCAGATGCCTGACCCTAAAACCTTCAAGCAGCATTTCGAGAGCAAGCACCCGAAATCCCCTCTTCCCCCTGAGCTGGAGGGAGTGGAGGCATGA